The window CGAGTACAAGAAGGGACTGCCAAGTATGCAAACCTAAGGATGAACAGGCTATATTCCCTGACTCTCTTTCCATTGGCATTGCAAGCCTTTTTGACCTCCTCATGATATTTGCAAGGGGAAATTGGGAGAAATGGGAGTAAAGGAAAATGTGCACAAATTTAAAGGACATATAAAAGCATGGACATGTTCACTTTAACAAAATTTGATGCTGCTTTTCTCTAATTTATCTTGATATGTCATATTTTTGTAGAAGTGAAGGTAAAATTCACAGTTGCTGTAGAACTTAGCATTGGTCACAGTGATCTGACACACCCTTTTTACCGTCTATGATGTTGGTTTACCTTTACCTGTGGACATTGTAGTAATTCTTCTTGGGGACAACATTTGATTTCAAGGGATGTGAACAAGCTTTGGCAATTATTCTACAAATGGACTAAGCTTTGCAGGAGTTGACCGAACTTTGTTCGGTTTTATGAGGAAAATGGGACTCATCAATAAAGTACATAGCTCTCACATGCATTTAATACTATAGCAAAACAGTAATGAAAAACTTACTTTCCTGGTTGACGCGTAAACAAAAAGGCCTTTAAAACGGCAAACTGCCTGTGAATGTTGGGGAAGAAACAGAGAGGCCACAGAAATGGTGAGCAAGGAGCCTAATCACTTGCACACAGGCCAAAGCAACGGCAAGAGCACCTTGGCGGACAAACTGCCTGGAACAATGACTGTACGCTCTGTGCTACTTAATCGAGACTCACCAGATATTGAAAGTCGGCTCAAGCGGCGTCGCAACCGCACACATCAGGTTCGCTTCAAAGACCTTGAGGATGGCAGTAGCAGTAGTGGCAACAGTGCAACAGGAGAAAACAACACCCGTCAACAGCCTGCCAAGGACCGTGACAGCCCACATCCTCTCCGGAAACACAACAGCATGTCCCCTCAGCCATGGACAGACCGACCACACACAGAGGGCCTACTTGGTCAAACCTCTGTGGTGGGGGCTGTGCGTGGGGATATGGCAAGTACAATAGAAAAGGTGGCTGCTTTTTTAGCACGGGCCCCGCCTCATCCACTAACACCTGGTCCTACACGCAGATGTTGGGCACCACCACAGTCTAACTCTCTAACTTTACCAATGACACGAAGACCCAGTACAAGCACCAGCACAGCCATTCAGACTTCACCATGCCTCAAAAAACCTCAGTCTCTCTCATCCACCCATGCACGTAGCCACAGCATTGGGGACTCAGTTGGTGTGGATGGAGATGATGAGCATGACTCTCAAGATGAGTACCTTAGCCACAACCATGTGCTGCCTGGGTCCAAAGATCAGAGCAGACCTCCAAGCTGTGGGGATAAAACTGTGGTAGAACGAAGATCCAAAGTATCAAAGACAGAAATTAAGTCAGGTGTTATGGTAAAACCATCCAGACACAGCTGTCCACCTTCAGTTCTTCACAATAGTGATCTGTGTCACTGTTCTTCAATATCTTGCCGAGATGGTCCCAAGCGCCAGGGAAGTAGCACTCCTTCAGTGGTAAGGAGGAGAAAGCGCCTAAGCCGGACAACAAGTGATCCTGGAAAAGAAGTGCACTTCTGCACCACTCCCACACAAACTGAAAGCCCCCCTCGATCTCCTCCTCCTACAAATACCAAACTGTGTACGACTGAAGTTCAAACTGAGGGTCTATCCTCACCTCCAGCTTCAAAGCATTGCACCACCCAAAGTCAAACTGAACGTAAACATCAGTCTCTAAATTTGAGTGACAAACACTGCTCAACACAAATTGAAACCACTAATTCTTGTCCAACCCTACCTCAAAATGTTGAGCAGTGTACCCctcaaaaacaagcaaactctCCATGTCCATCTTCCCCGAATCATAAACCTTGCACTACACAATTGCCAACTTGTAGCTCCGTTGCCTCTCCACCTTTAATTGCATCGCCCAGCTTACATTCTGACATCCCAGTGTCTgcttctgcagctaaaaatcCTCCCTCCACCAAAATTTCTACTGTGCCTTACTCTACTTCTCCTCCAACACTGGCTAATGCACCAGTACAAATCACTGAAAAAGGCTATCAAGCAGCTTCTTCATCTCCTACTAAGCCAGCAAGTGTCACTAATCCTCCACCAAACATCCTACCTATTCTTTCCTCCACTCCTGCACCTTCTGTTGCCCAAAGCCCTATTCCTTATTATACTGTTCTGTCTCCACCAACACCACCCAGCAAAACTGCTGTTTGCTCAAGTCCTTCCTTTACTGCCCCCCAGTCCTCCTCATATAACTGCACATCCCCAGTATCAATATCATCCTCTTCCTTAATCTGTTCCACCCCTACTCCAAATATAAGCACCATTTTAACATCTTGTGAACCTAACAAACAGCCCAATGCTGTCCCAAATGCAGGACATCAACAGCCACCATCAGGTCCAACAAATAATCTCACAAATCTCACACCCTGTACAATTGTGACTCAGACTGCCCTGTCTTGCACATCCATATCATATTACACCAGTACTCATCCAGGTGGCCCCCACACACCCCAGATTAATCAAACGTCACCTTCTTACACCACTGTTATACAAACAGTATCTCATTGTAACATACCGTATCAAACAGTTCAAAACACCCCCTCTGCCAGCACAGGGATAACCCTTTATCCCTCCCCTGTCCCTAGACTTGAATCTTGCACTTCTCCACCTCCAATTGTGAAGGCATATGTGTCCACCCTTCAGAATGCTCAAGCTTGTGGGACTCCAACTAAAGCTGTTCCTTTGTACTCTTCAACATTTCGTGCTGCACCACCATACACTCCCCCTTCACAAGCGCCCTATAATGCTCAGGATAAGAGGGGCATTCGacttccacctcctcctccaccacctcctcccTACACACCACGGAAAAAAGGAAGTGAGCCAGCAGTTGCCACAGCCCGAACACCAATGCTCAGGACAGAGAGCAAGGCCAATGAAAAAGGTACGGATAGGGAAGCGAAAAAGGAGGATACGACAGATATGAAGTGTACAGACTCACCCAAGTTCTGTGGGAGAGCCAGTTCTCTGAAGCACAGAGCTCAAACTCCGCCAGTTGCTGTGATGAAGGGAGAGAGGCGCTCCTCTACCTCCTCCCCTGCCAAGGCCTGTTTTAAGCCCAGCTGTCTTAGCTCAGCCCAGGCTCAGCTTGGGGTGCTACACAAAATGCTCTGCTCAGGAGCCAGCGTCAGGCCCAACACACCAAACAGCCAACACTCTCTGCCTCCAAACCAGCAGGGCTGCTCTGGTGCCAGGGGCTGCTCTGCCTCTGGGGGCCAGCCTGCAACTGGGCCGCTGAGTCCCACACAAGCTGACACTTTAAGACAGGTTCAGGAAATTCTTGGAGGGTTGATGTCTGGGGCCAGGTGTAAACTGGACCCATCACGGGTGACGGAAAAGCTCCTGAGTCCCAATGGACCCCTGCATGATATTCGTAGCTTGCAGAACCAGCTTCACAGTCTGGAGGGTGTCCTGGAGACCAGCCAGAATACGATTAAGGTCCTGCTGGATGTCATTCAAGACCTTGAGAAaaaggaagcagagagagaTGGGTGAGTAGGACAATGCAATACTGTGAAGTTACTGTAAGGGGCAACTCACATCGGTGGCATAAGAAAACCCACAACAAAATgatgtgtattatttttctattaagcTACCCACATTGGTTGCTTCTGCATGGCACAATGGGGCttctacattttataaaataacagCTGACGCCTCTCATTTTAAGGGATGCACTGTGACACTCCAGATATGTGCTTCCCTTTGACCAATTTGTACCTCCcaaaattttaatgttaattgtGATATCAATGTTCATGATTTGGATTGAACTATTCTAAGTCTGGGAGGTCGAAACTTTACTTCTGAAGCCTACATTTTCTTGAGTTCTCAGAAACAGGAGTGGTTATAACTACATGCTTCAGGTGCTGAATAATCCACAGGTAGTGTTAGTGATAGTTCAACCCTGTCACCCAGGGTTAAATTAAGGCATGAGAAAGAAACTCgtttgacttttaaagcaacataaaaGCCCTGGGCCAGAAAGGGAGTGATCCAGCATTTGAAGCCGTAAATACATAATGACTAAAACCCTCAGGCGAACAGAGCTGTAAATGTTGCCCTTGCTGGACATCTTAGCTCAGGGCCAAGAGTGGTGTAAAAAGGCCATCTGCTTCTCTATACCATGCAGAATTCCCTTTGACCCAAAGAAAAGATTTAGGATATTGTCCTAAAAAAGTATGAAAGTATGATTTTAAAGGTAGATGTCAGATTCTAGCCTAGGAGTTcatagttttattaaaaaacaaaacaaaaatctcttttCAAAGTTCAGACTCCACGAGGGAAAGTAATGTATGCTTAGCTTTACACTGAGGCTAAGGCTTGTTAACTCATGTATTATCTACTGGTATAGAAAAGTGGTTCTTTGAAGGCAAATTATACTTCATGAAAAAGTACACAATATAAGTACAGTGGAACACAATGTAAGTTTGTGTAGAAAGAGAAATACAACAAGGTAAAACATCTAGGTTTGTTTAGAAAAGCGATGAAGAAATACCACATTGAATACTAAGAGGAATGTGTAGCTATTTTTATGATGTCTCATATCAGCCATTCAAGCTTAAATTATCTGCATGTCAAAGAATTTATGTCACGTCAGACTACAGGAAATCTCTAGGGGGCTCAGTTGCATCCATTTGAAGCAGCTTCATGCATGCGTGCAGCATGCAAGGTTTGATAGAAATCAACATTTAGCTGCCGTCATGTTGGTGGTTTCAGATGTACCAAGCCTCTTAGTGTAAACCCTTTACTGTTCCCATCAAGACTTAATTAATCTGCTTCCTGCGTTGTAAGCGGCTTAGTAATTTCTCTCGCTTTATCGCACCAAAATAGTACATATATGATGTGGGAACATTCTTGGACAGGAAGCGATATGTAAATGGGTGTGGATCTATGAATCCATAGAAAGCTTTTAGTGGTACGGctgaaatcagatgtttacatgctctatatttaaaaagaaacacattttatgactTACAACCTGACATTATGTCAttgtaaaccttttttttcttaagtcaGTTTGGATTTTCTAAATTATCTCTATTTGCTAGATGCCATACGTTTTAGAGAATTGTTtataactttaattaaaatcagGGATTTACATATGCTAAGACTATTTGACCTCTAACTGTTTtggaaagcccagatgatgatgcAAAGGCTTTGCAGACTTCTAATTGGTTAATTCTGTcatctcaaactccagtccttgagTCCTGCAACGTTTCCTGAAGATTTGATCAAACTGTTCATCATACTGCTCAGGAATGAGATTGTGTTCacagagagatttaaaaaaaaaagccattaccccaaaaatcaacaaaagcgGCAGATCACAGTTTAGAACTTGACACCGTGataaagatgtttaatttttaagacATGTTCTGTGGTCTGATGATACTAGAAGTGAAGTGTTTGGCCATAATGACGCTTATTGCAAAGGGAGAAACGTGTAGACCTCGGGACACCATCTCGGTTGAGACGTATGGGAGTGACAGTATTATGCTGGGTGGGTGTTTTGTTGCAGGAGAGCCTGATGCAGTTTACAATATGGATTAGAATCACGAGCAAAGATCAGTGTGGACATTACAAACAACACCTAAAGGCATCAATTAGGATTCTCAAGCTTAGGCACATGTGTTTTCGAAATGGACAATGAACGACCAAATAAGTCTGAGAATGGCTGAAAGACAGGAAGGTGAATGTTTGGGGAAGGCCAAATCTCAATGTAATAGAAAAATTTGTAGggaaagctgaaaatgtgtgcacgagtcatacagtttaaaatgtaactcTACTAAATagacaacaaaacagaaatttatgTCGATTTCAGAATTTCGactaagtaaataaataatattaaaaatgatctcTTATTCTTCCAGGATTGAGTAAATAGAAATAGTACCAGCAATCCCAAATGACTCAAAACAGGGTTGTCAGCGTATTGTCAGACCATGAGAAATGAAAAGGGTTTTTCAAACATTGATTGTAAATATCTGGCTAAAACTGTATCCAGACAGAATATCCCACAATATTATGTCAACTTTAATGCAGAAACTGTACTTCCCAGGCATGTGACTGGCAGGTCCTTTGTCTCATTTTGCCCATTCTAGTATCAGAACTCCACAGTAGCTTGTATGCATGCAAACTTGACTTTCACCTTCTAAGCATTAATTCATGCCCTAAGTGACACTGCGATTCGTGGTTTACATAACTGAGGGAGCTTGTTGGAGGGGGTGTAGTTCATTAAAAACTGATCAGGGATGATTTCAGGAAGACTGGCGTACTCTCAGAGATCCTTGTGCCAGAAATGCTGCTCAGTGAGGTAACTTGATATATCAGAGGGGTCACACAAATGGACATGCAGCAACACATGCCCCTGGTACCCCTGATATGTCATCTGTGTGCTTTTCAACAGAAGACATTCCTACAGGACGGGGCAGGACATTGAGAACTGTGGGACCTGCAGAGACTGCGCCTGCATCATCTACAGGTACGTTTGACCTAAGCATGTGTGAATTTCCTCAGCTTTATCATTgcctttccttcttcttctaaATGCTGAGAGCACAGAGTTTCTCTCAGTGCACATTTATGTGTGCATCATGCTGTCATTTTGAATCACATCAGATCTAGAGGTTGTTTTATGGCTTGGCAGGATTGTTGTTCTGCACCGTGTGACAGCACAGCTGGGTGCAGCTCTCAAAAGAATGGCCCCTCGTCACCAGAACATTGCTACATCTATACATTGTAACATATAACCGACATCCTCATGGCTTAAATTTAATTAGCTGAACagcaaatgcatattttttccacatacacacccacacacacaaagtgtGCCTTTCTATCTTCACAGGAActttgacttccattcatttttcattcatttctgtagCGTAACCCTTACATGTATGTTACCTAACTATTTCTGCCTAAATCCTAACCCCAAAACATCACTACTTCTTATGGGGCCCAGGCTTTGGATCCCATAACAAACAATGGGTCTTAGtgtttgtcataaaaaatgGACCTTAAACTGTATCAAATATACGCACATACACATTCTGACACTGTTGTATAAATAATTCCGTTCCCAAGCTTTAAACAGCACTTTGCACAAGGCCGTAAAAAGGGCaaatgaaaactgtgaaaagctgtgaaactgaaaacttttagaTGTGAGCAgttgaaaggggaaaaaaaagagaatctgACAGAATAATTAGATATTTCAACAGGAGAGTGGCAAAACGTATTGGTACAGAAATCTCCTAAGTAGAACATCACAGCAAAGCTAATTCATTTCAGTAACTCAGTTCAAAGATTGAAACCTTTTTCATGCACACGCTATACAAAGAGAGACGTCCTTTGTGAGCAGGACTCTGTACCTGCACACATTGCCAAAAAATACCAAGCACCCCTTTAAAGACCTATtgtctgcaataaaaatacttttatctgTCTTGATACGGTTTTATTCTGAGACATAATGTGTAATGCATGTTGTAAATCTATATGatcaaattgtttctttttttttttaaattgtaattataTTCCTTcttaaatatttgcacttattgAGATGCAACAGCAAAGCACTTCTCTGCTTATTAAAACTATGATGTAAACAGCTTTGAGGTGTTGGTTATCTCATAAATCTGAAAGGCATAACTCAATTATCAAGGCAACACTCATCATCAGTCTTTGTAATGGTGCACTGCTGTTGAGAGAAATTGCAAGTACACACTTTAGACTGTGTGCTCAGATACTCACaaatttattattcattattatgCAGAGCTCAGAAGGCTTTCCCAATTGCTACAAAATATCTTCaaactcaaaaagaaaacacaaaaacaaaaacgcaatTGTTAGCTGAAGTTTGGTTATAGTACACCACATAAATGATTCAAAGTACTATATTAGTCTTTTTATGCTCTGCAATTTATTTTCACTAAATCTCCTCAAGTAAGACATGACGAAAGGAAGAGTGGCAGAAGACGAGAAAGAAGGTGACTGAGAATAAGAGTGGAAAAGTGGGAAATATATAAATGGCTAAAAGGATTTGGGAGAAAAAAGATCAGAAGTTTTGAAAGGGAATGAGACAAAAGGAGAGCCTCATAAGGGAGCGATTTATTGagaatttaaatgcaaattcaTGTTGATATGTCTGAATATTACTTTTTTGGAAGGTAAGCAGGTAAGCTTATACTTTacccacatttttttcctctctcaagAGGCTTTTTCATTCTTAAACCGCACTCTGAACCTTTTAAGTCAGATTCTTTTGTGGTCAAAAAGCAGTATTATCTCTCAATCATGTGTCAACCCTTTTCACTTGTGTTTTGAGTGAAGGGTTTTCCTgttttgagagagaaaaactaTATATTCTTCCTCCACACCCTCCCAGGGATTTGAgttcattttagtaaaaaaaaaaaataaaaaaagacagaatcaGACAGCTGGAGAGAAATATCTGGAGATAAGGTGTAGCCTGGTAAGAATGACTGATGGTAAAGCCTGAGAATCTGACAAGGCAGATTCTATCAATTAAAAGGCTCTTTGAAATCTAACTTCCAGGAGAAACAGCAAAGCTTTAGGCACTATTTGCTGCAAATCGGTGCCTGTTGAAGTGCTGGCTTgaactgtttcatgtttttgttattttacaactttaaattgcaaggtgattttattttatagaccAACACATAGTAATGTATAATTACACAACTATGTGTGTTGCAATTCCATCAGAGTGTTTGTGAACTCTTGCCAAAGATTCTGGATTGAATTTGGGTCTGGCCTTCAGAGGACtgtaacacatgaatatgcacAGATCTAGACCACTCCATTCTAGCTCTGGCTGTGATTAAAGTGGTTGTCTTAACTCGGAAGTCCATTGTTTCTTTCAGGGCCATGTATCTTATTTTTCCTGTTGAAGACCACCATCTCCATATCATGCTGCTCCCAACACCGTGCTTTGTTGTGAGGAAGGTGCCCTGTTAGTTTATATGTCAAGTTCAGTTACATGTCCCTTTTAGGAACAAGCCCCCTTTTCCGTGTTTTTATCCTGTGTGGTTTGTGGCAAGTTGCAAACAGGACTTCTTATGGATTTCATTCAACAATCTCATGCTTTCCGTCACTCTTCATGAATACACTATTAAATGTACTCAGTGTTTCCTCCTATAGATGATACTACTGGCTCATAGATGATGTGGTATGTTGTGTTTTGTCTTCCAAACGAAGCAACTAAAAAGCCGTTAACTCCGTTTGCTGTAAATATTCTCTAACACAGAGCAAACTTGTGGACCAGAGAGTGTCTACTTTGTCTTTTCAAATTCCCATTTGAATTGAAGACAGGTGTTCACATTGAGCTACATTCttctggaggtttcttcctgttacaGGAGAGTTGTCCCTTTATACTATCATGCATGCCAAGAGATTGCTGCAACATTAATGATCTGGTGCCATTGGTTTGGTTCCTTAAAAGATTGATTTGCAAGTTGATATTTTGAACTGAATCTGATTACATTGTGTTAGATCAAACTCAAAAGTATCAGATTTATTTCCGTCTGTATGATTGTAATGATTTGGTTCAACATTTCGGTATATAAATTTGAtcagtttgcattttaaagtgcattgagatgacatttgtaaGTTGGTGCTATTTAATTGAACATAATTAGATATATTTGTCCTAGGGACACATTTacgagctgtggatctctgcagctcctccagagttgtCACGAGCCTCTCGGCTTCTTGTGTGAATAAGACTCTCCTTTTCCCACTGGTCAGGTGAGGTGAATAACTATCTCTatggaattaaaataaaaaaagcacgtgaatatttttgcaaaacactgttCATTgattcatttgtattttgtaggttccatattttataaaagtggttttagtttttgagtaaattttatttatatgagtTAACATAAAGTGAAAATGGCCATAAGATTTTACTAATTGAGCCACTTGACAGTTCTAATAACTAACACGCAGTTAAAGAATATACAgctcctttgtttcttttttctccctttctttgcTTTATAAAATGGGTGAAGCCAGAACAactcatttgattttaatttgcagCTCTCTTTTGAGAAGTCTCTGAATTGTGCATATGCATACATGTTGGTTCAGTTTCTCTACACACATAGCTTCAGCATGcatataatttaagaaaaaaaaaaagtgccttgCTTGAATATCAATTTTTCAACATGGAATATACGATATAAGGAATGGGTGTTTTGTGGCCATATATCACACAGCGTTGGCCACATTTGCATTAAGCAAAATTTGATTTGGGGTCCCTCTTCCTGTGAAGAACATCAGCACCACTAACAGcgtttaaatgcatttttggcGGAATCTGGAGGAGGTGTCCAACGGTGTTAACATGAGTACAATCTGATTTATTGTGAAATCAAATTGTACTTATGTAAACTCAacaatgaaacaacaaattgtttttaataaaacttttaaacaatttaaaatcctGCATTTTTCTTGTGCTGAGACTGTCGTATCACCTTTAATATAACATTGTCATTGTTAATATACAAGCATAacaatttgttttacttctatTGTGAACTTATCAGGCTTTGGGAAAAAAGAGACTTTAAAAGTTTATATGAATATATCTTGCAAATCCTTCCTGCTGCCTTAGCAGCTGTTCTTTAACTTGCCCTCTAAAGCCCCCTCCCTGTAGACTAGATTTTCTTGTACAGAAGGtaataaacacataaactgaAGGAGTCCGCTTCAAATTATaaaattttccttccactttcaTATTTGTTATATCCAAGGCTGTTGGTTTTTACAAATCACAGTACTGATTTTACCAGTACAGGCGTTACTAGATTTAAAGCCACTCGTGATAATTTCagcaaattgattttatttaaattaaaatgtattcatgttaAGCAGTAGTGCATAGGAGGTAAAGACATTGAGTGCAAGCctttggttttcatttattactttgtgagaaggaaaatgtttccaacaatTACATAAGAAAACTGtaggaaaaaacaaattatgtccTTACTTATTCTAAAGGATTTGAAGAGGCCAAGAGAAAGGTGCATACTAACTCGGTGCTAAAGTAGACGATATCCGGAATCACCTCAAAGAAGCAATTATTGCTGCCCATTACATTAAGGACGGTTAAAACATCAATAGTACAAAAGATTATTCACAATTGGAAACCGTTCGAAACAGGTCCATTAGCGGTGCAGCGGGCGCCCCGAACATCGAGCCTattagtcctcgacgcagccCTCTGCGGTTCGATTCCTGACCTTGAGACCTTTGCTCCATGTCTTCCCTCCTTCTCTCTTCCCCCCCTATTTCCTGTCTGATTACTGcaaaaataaaggccactagagtcaCAATAAGCTTTAACAAAAGAAACCCAAAGTTTGACTGTGCACTGatgagaaaaactgcaaagaaacacaacaattcACGCTCAGAATCAGTCGGCCTGGTTTAAAATCCAACTGTTAACATttatcaaaatggaaaaagactAAAGCTGAAATCCTAAATGAACTCCAAAATATATGGAACCATGGATAGTCATTATTAGGACTGTCAGTGTTAATGTATTAATGCATGCGATTAATCAGAAAAGTTTAACAAGGTAATATTGCACAATGAAGATTAAATGACTTAAAAgcctttcagtttaaaaaacacagcaatggacttttaaataaaactgagttaCTATGTAGCCCACTTATTGCAGCAGTGAATTCACTAGCAAGGACCACACCACAAACGTATgcatttaaagatttattgatAAATGCATTAGGGAGGaaggggagagggaggaagggatgaagagatgaaaggatggagggatggacGATCTTGATTTGGTCATCTGGGAGAATGACAGAGGGCTTGGGATGTGAACACTCTGAGTGGGGGTATGTCTTCGGGAGGCTGTTCCTCTTATTTATTCCCGAGCCAACATAGGAGCCCCCAGACGAAACctacagcaaaaagaaaaaacaatgcaCAGTTATGAATAAAGAAGTGTTAAATGAAAGAGGTAAGGGAGGGTGGGTTTGAGGAAACACGACAGACTGAGTTGAGTGGATAAGCAGAGTATAAATAGGCTGCTTGAAGAGTAGGAGGTGTGGTTTGGGTGTGACCCTGCTCCCGAAATTAAGTTAACACGTTAACTTCCACTTATCCTTCCAACAAAGCACAACCAATAGATAGTTAGCATTTCTAAATTATGTTTGACACAAAATGActtcttttaaaactttctgaacATGGAAACTGGGAAAGTGAGATGCTTGAGATTGTAAAGCATTTTTTgaaattgtgcatttttatatttcaagcttacaaagttaAACGTAGCGATTTATCGTGATTAATCCGATTACGCTTTTTAATTGACTGACGGCACTAGTCATCGTACACGGCGACATGTTTGACAAAACTTACTTTGTTGTTAAGCAGTGTAGAGTCAGATACGAGGCCAATAATTATACCAGCTCAACTGCGTCTCAAACCAGGTTATGAACATAACGACGATCTCAAATATGGCAGCATTTCTAATGCAGGATAACTGCAAAAGGCTGAAATGCTTCACAGCAATCTTAAGAGAGGTGTGCTGAAACAAAAGTCTGTTTAGAAGAGTGGCCCGAAACTCCCTCACATCACTCTGAGAGACTGATAAATCAAATGTCTGCTTCATTCAGTAAAGAAAGCGCCTTTTTCCTCTTaaatataaaatccaaatgttGAATATTAAATATGAACTGATGCTGTGCCTCTGTGGGTTTGCACACAGAGCTTTGTTCTCTATTACTCAGGACATTTTTCTGGGCAAAGCTtatgtaaaaatgcaaatgacaCTTTAGGCATGCAAATGCAGATACCAGCGAGAGTGTAACACTTTGTACCTAAACAGAACGTAtaaataagtgttttatttggtATCAAGTTCTGATGCTAAAGGAGGAATAATACATAATGTATCCAGTGTTATTTAACCAGCACCAGTAGCAAATTAGCTGCATATTAATATGTGAATCACATTTTGAGTCCATGCAGGGATGTGAAGTAATGAGGGGAATGATGATTTGTACTCCCTGCTATATTTTTTCCCACTTACAGCAAACGTAGCGTATGGAACAAAGTGGGGAGGTCTAACAAGGGGCTGTTGTGTTTAATCCCCGTGGAGTGTGCAGAGACAGGAGCCTAATCAGATCTGTACTCTGCCGCTTTATCTGTGCAACTGCTCCGTCTATAGCTCAATCATGCATTTTGCCGGCGGAGTTCGATGGGTCGCCACTCCGAGATGGATTAATGGCTCTCTTGACCATACGGTTTCAGCTAAGCTTCAAGTCCAGTAAGAGTTCCCCTCCACGCCTCCCCTTCAAATGCTATCCATCATCGTCTTCAG of the Poecilia reticulata strain Guanapo linkage group LG12, Guppy_female_1.0+MT, whole genome shotgun sequence genome contains:
- the LOC103473459 gene encoding proline-rich protein 36 isoform X1, with product MVSKEPNHLHTGQSNGKSTLADKLPGTMTVRSVLLNRDSPDIESRLKRRRNRTHQVRFKDLEDGSSSSGNSATGENNTRQQPAKDRDSPHPLRKHNSMSPQPWTDRPHTEGLLGQTSVVGAVRGDMASTIEKVAAFLARAPPHPLTPGPTRRCWAPPQSNSLTLPMTRRPSTSTSTAIQTSPCLKKPQSLSSTHARSHSIGDSVGVDGDDEHDSQDEYLSHNHVLPGSKDQSRPPSCGDKTVVERRSKVSKTEIKSGVMVKPSRHSCPPSVLHNSDLCHCSSISCRDGPKRQGSSTPSVVRRRKRLSRTTSDPGKEVHFCTTPTQTESPPRSPPPTNTKLCTTEVQTEGLSSPPASKHCTTQSQTERKHQSLNLSDKHCSTQIETTNSCPTLPQNVEQCTPQKQANSPCPSSPNHKPCTTQLPTCSSVASPPLIASPSLHSDIPVSASAAKNPPSTKISTVPYSTSPPTLANAPVQITEKGYQAASSSPTKPASVTNPPPNILPILSSTPAPSVAQSPIPYYTVLSPPTPPSKTAVCSSPSFTAPQSSSYNCTSPVSISSSSLICSTPTPNISTILTSCEPNKQPNAVPNAGHQQPPSGPTNNLTNLTPCTIVTQTALSCTSISYYTSTHPGGPHTPQINQTSPSYTTVIQTVSHCNIPYQTVQNTPSASTGITLYPSPVPRLESCTSPPPIVKAYVSTLQNAQACGTPTKAVPLYSSTFRAAPPYTPPSQAPYNAQDKRGIRLPPPPPPPPPYTPRKKGSEPAVATARTPMLRTESKANEKGTDREAKKEDTTDMKCTDSPKFCGRASSLKHRAQTPPVAVMKGERRSSTSSPAKACFKPSCLSSAQAQLGVLHKMLCSGASVRPNTPNSQHSLPPNQQGCSGARGCSASGGQPATGPLSPTQADTLRQVQEILGGLMSGARCKLDPSRVTEKLLSPNGPLHDIRSLQNQLHSLEGVLETSQNTIKVLLDVIQDLEKKEAERDGRHSYRTGQDIENCGTCRDCACIIYSVEHDFRLQEGQVVRTWKVGDPPEGSPQTPTSQAPTPHQQDSPQLMRPPASAKKNRKKCFWFL
- the LOC103473459 gene encoding proline-rich protein 36 isoform X2, which gives rise to MVSKEPNHLHTGQSNGKSTLADKLPGTMTVRSVLLNRDSPDIESRLKRRRNRTHQVRFKDLEDGSSSSGNSATGENNTRQQPAKDRDSPHPLRKHNSMSPQPWTDRPHTEGLLGQTSVVGAVRGDMASTIEKVAAFLARAPPHPLTPGPTRRCWAPPQSNSLTLPMTRRPSTSTSTAIQTSPCLKKPQSLSSTHARSHSIGDSVGVDGDDEHDSQDEYLSHNHVLPGSKDQSRPPSCGDKTVVERRSKVSKTEIKSGVMVKPSRHSCPPSVLHNSDLCHCSSISCRDGPKRQGSSTPSVVRRRKRLSRTTSDPGKEVHFCTTPTQTESPPRSPPPTNTKLCTTEVQTEGLSSPPASKHCTTQSQTERKHQSLNLSDKHCSTQIETTNSCPTLPQNVEQCTPQKQANSPCPSSPNHKPCTTQLPTCSSVASPPLIASPSLHSDIPVSASAAKNPPSTKISTVPYSTSPPTLANAPVQITEKGYQAASSSPTKPASVTNPPPNILPILSSTPAPSVAQSPIPYYTVLSPPTPPSKTAVCSSPSFTAPQSSSYNCTSPVSISSSSLICSTPTPNISTILTSCEPNKQPNAVPNAGHQQPPSGPTNNLTNLTPCTIVTQTALSCTSISYYTSTHPGGPHTPQINQTSPSYTTVIQTVSHCNIPYQTVQNTPSASTGITLYPSPVPRLESCTSPPPIVKAYVSTLQNAQACGTPTKAVPLYSSTFRAAPPYTPPSQAPYNAQDKRGIRLPPPPPPPPPYTPRKKGSEPAVATARTPMLRTESKANEKGTDREAKKEDTTDMKCTDSPKFCGRASSLKHRAQTPPVAVMKGERRSSTSSPAKACFKPSCLSSAQAQLGVLHKMLCSGASVRPNTPNSQHSLPPNQQGCSGARGCSASGGQPATGPLSPTQADTLRQVQEILGGLMSGARCKLDPSRVTEKLLSPNGPLHDIRSLQNQLHSLEGVLETSQNTIKVLLDVIQDLEKKEAERDGHSYRTGQDIENCGTCRDCACIIYSVEHDFRLQEGQVVRTWKVGDPPEGSPQTPTSQAPTPHQQDSPQLMRPPASAKKNRKKCFWFL